The following are encoded together in the Thunnus maccoyii chromosome 18, fThuMac1.1, whole genome shotgun sequence genome:
- the tlcd4b gene encoding TLC domain-containing protein 4-B isoform X1 → MDTDTYGQHRYNCILMNRHVAETYAHPYLMITHLLPLACHHIYYVDLVCVSIPRLVSTVHALIVGLFCLYILWFDDAVNANPVWGDPGLVKLNVAITCGYLLYDLVLLACNWSTMGDSFFVCHHLAALYAYGYVLTRGVLPYFANFRLISELSTPFVNQRWFFEALKYPRSHRMVVLNGVAMAVVFFLVRIAVMPSYWASVFATFGTPDFERLGLGAQVAWISSCIALDILNTIWMYKITRGCYKVITGRGGRKVKEVAEASSSSDKTKHVNNHTD, encoded by the exons ATGGACACAGACACGTACGGACAACATAGATATAATTGCATACTCATGAACAGACATGTAGCAGAGACATATGCACATCCATATTTAATGATTACCCATTTGTTACCATTAGCCTGTCATCATATTTACTACGTtgatcttgtgtgtgtgtccatcccCAGGTTGGTGTCGACTGTGCACGCCCTGATCGTAGGTTTGTTCTGTTTGTACATCCTGTGGTTCGATGATGCGGTCAACGCCAACCCCGTCTG GGGTGACCCCGGTCTCGTCAAATTAAATGTAGCCATAACCTGTGGTTACCTACTTTATG ACCTTGTGCTGCTCGCCTGTAACTGGAGCACTATGGGTGACAGCTTTTTTGTCTGTCACCACTTGGCGGCGCTGTATGCATATGGATATGTTCTG ACACGTGGCGTGCTTCCCTACTTTGCCAACTTTCGTCTCATCTCAGAGTTATCCACACCGTTTGTGAACCAAAG GTGGTTCTTTGAGGCATTAAAGTACCCCCGCTCACACCGGATGGTGGTGTTAAACGGTGTTGCCATGGCGGTGGTCTTCTTCCTGGTGCGCATTGCTGTCATGCCATCGTACTGGGCCAGCGTTTTCGCCACCTTTGGCACTCCAGACTTTGAGCGGCTGGGCTTGGGCGCCCAGGTGGCCTGGATCTCCTCCTGTATCGCCCTGGATATCTTGAACACTATCTGGATGTATAAGATCACCCGTGGCTGCTACAAGGTCATAACCGGGAGGGGAGGACGAAAGGTTAAGGAAGTAGCAGAGGCATCGTCTTCCTCAGACAAGACGAAGCATGTCAACAACCACACAGACTAA